In Massilia antarctica, the following are encoded in one genomic region:
- the groL gene encoding chaperonin GroEL (60 kDa chaperone family; promotes refolding of misfolded polypeptides especially under stressful conditions; forms two stacked rings of heptamers to form a barrel-shaped 14mer; ends can be capped by GroES; misfolded proteins enter the barrel where they are refolded when GroES binds): protein MAAKDVVFGDAARAKMVEGVNILANAVKVTLGPKGRNVVLERSFGAPTVTKDGVSVAKEIELKDKLMNMGAQMVKEVASRTSDNAGDGTTTATVLAQAIVREGMKFVAAGMNPMDLKRGIDKAVAATVEELAKIAKPCTTTKEIAQVGAISANSDYSIGERIAEAMEKVGKEGVITVEDGKSLNDELDIVEGMQFDRGYLSPYFINNPDKQVAIQDSPFVLLCDKKISNIRDLLPILEQVAKAGRPLLIIAEDIEGEALATLVVNNIRGILKTCAVKAPGFGDRRKAMLEDIAVLTGGQVIAEEVGLTLEKVTLAELGQAKRVEVGKENTIIIDGAGQAEAIEARVKQVRVQIEEATSDYDREKLQERVAKLAGGVAVIKVGAATEVEMKEKKARVEDALHATRAAVEEGIVPGGGVALLRARANIKVKGDNPDQEAGIKIVLRAMEEPLRMIVQNAGEESSVVVAAVLAGSGNYGYNAANGTYGDMVEMGVLDPAKVTRSALQNAASIAGLMLTTDAMVCELAEDKPAGGMGGMGGMGGMGGMDGMM from the coding sequence ATGGCAGCTAAAGATGTAGTATTCGGCGACGCAGCGCGCGCCAAAATGGTTGAAGGCGTCAATATCCTGGCCAACGCAGTCAAAGTCACCCTGGGCCCGAAAGGCCGCAACGTGGTGCTCGAGCGCTCGTTCGGCGCGCCGACCGTCACCAAGGACGGTGTCTCGGTCGCCAAGGAAATCGAACTCAAAGACAAGCTCATGAACATGGGCGCGCAAATGGTCAAGGAAGTTGCTTCCCGCACCAGCGACAACGCCGGCGACGGCACCACCACCGCGACCGTGCTGGCCCAAGCCATCGTACGCGAAGGCATGAAGTTCGTTGCCGCCGGCATGAACCCAATGGATCTCAAGCGCGGCATCGACAAGGCAGTCGCTGCCACCGTCGAAGAGCTGGCCAAGATCGCCAAGCCATGCACCACCACCAAGGAAATCGCCCAGGTTGGCGCGATCTCCGCCAACTCGGACTACTCGATCGGCGAGCGCATTGCTGAAGCGATGGAAAAAGTCGGCAAGGAAGGCGTCATCACCGTTGAAGACGGCAAGTCCCTGAACGATGAACTCGACATCGTCGAAGGCATGCAGTTCGACCGCGGCTACCTGTCGCCTTACTTCATCAACAACCCGGACAAGCAAGTTGCCATCCAGGATAGCCCGTTCGTCCTGCTGTGCGACAAGAAGATCTCGAACATCCGCGATCTGCTGCCGATCCTGGAACAAGTCGCCAAAGCCGGCCGTCCACTGCTGATCATCGCCGAAGACATCGAAGGCGAAGCACTGGCCACCCTGGTTGTGAACAACATCCGCGGCATCCTGAAAACCTGCGCAGTCAAGGCCCCTGGCTTCGGCGACCGCCGCAAGGCCATGCTGGAAGACATCGCTGTCCTGACCGGCGGCCAGGTCATCGCTGAAGAAGTCGGCCTGACCCTGGAAAAGGTCACCCTGGCAGAACTCGGCCAGGCCAAGCGCGTTGAAGTGGGCAAGGAAAACACCATCATCATCGACGGTGCCGGCCAGGCTGAAGCGATCGAAGCGCGCGTCAAGCAAGTGCGCGTCCAGATCGAAGAAGCGACTTCCGACTACGACCGTGAAAAACTGCAAGAACGCGTTGCCAAGCTGGCAGGCGGCGTTGCCGTGATCAAGGTTGGCGCAGCCACCGAAGTCGAAATGAAAGAAAAGAAAGCCCGCGTTGAAGATGCACTGCACGCTACCCGCGCTGCCGTGGAAGAAGGCATCGTTCCTGGCGGCGGCGTTGCCCTGCTGCGCGCACGTGCCAACATCAAGGTCAAAGGCGACAATCCTGACCAGGAAGCCGGCATCAAGATCGTCCTGCGCGCCATGGAAGAGCCACTGCGCATGATCGTTCAAAACGCTGGCGAAGAATCGTCGGTGGTGGTTGCAGCAGTGTTGGCCGGTTCCGGCAACTACGGCTACAACGCGGCCAACGGCACCTACGGCGACATGGTCGAAATGGGTGTTCTGGATCCAGCGAAAGTCACCCGCTCGGCACTGCAAAACGCAGCATCGATCGCTGGCCTGATGCTCACCACCGACGCCATGGTCTGCGAACTGGCGGAAGACAAGCCAGCCGGCGGCATGGGCGGCATGGGTGGCATGGGCGGCATGGGCGGTATGGACGGCATGATGTAA
- a CDS encoding methyl-accepting chemotaxis protein produces the protein MRNNTPVSKVEYILRASETIVSKTDLQGNITYVNLDFIRISGFSEAELIGSPQNLVRHPDMPAEAFADFWRTIQSGKAWTGLVKNRCKNGDFYWVEATAAPMIEQGRIVGFTSIRAKPSRAQVSAAEQAYRAIKDGRGGLEVRAGAVLRHSALRRLNLSSRLSLGARIVASTLLVALLFGVSLGAHGGAARLTAALGLCVSLLSGWLLYRAVVPPLLRARSEIERMSEGDLTGRIDAGGNDELSRVLGALGVLQTNVRLLVGQIKEVTGIVGDGASDIAAGNADLSARTEAQASSLEETASSMEEISSTVKQNADNARQAKLLATAAATTAVQGGHAVSQVVGTMGSIRDSSRKIVDIISVIDSIAFQTNILALNAAVEAARAGEQGRGFAVVASEVRTLAQRSATAAREIKALINDTVDKVDAGTTLVDSAGKTMEQIVTSVQQVAGIVNDISLASSEQSEGIDQVTQAVSQMDEITQRNAAVVEEAAAAAAQMQEQALKLARLVDSFRLVSDAAPGRETRFQARPAAPRRAPG, from the coding sequence ATGCGCAACAATACACCCGTGAGTAAGGTCGAGTACATCCTTCGCGCCAGCGAGACGATTGTTTCCAAAACTGATTTGCAGGGCAACATCACTTATGTGAATCTCGATTTCATCCGCATCAGCGGTTTCAGCGAAGCCGAACTGATCGGATCTCCGCAGAACTTGGTACGCCACCCGGACATGCCGGCCGAGGCCTTTGCCGATTTCTGGCGCACCATCCAGAGCGGCAAGGCATGGACCGGGCTGGTCAAGAACCGCTGCAAGAACGGCGACTTCTATTGGGTGGAAGCGACCGCGGCGCCGATGATCGAGCAAGGCCGCATCGTGGGTTTTACCTCGATTCGCGCCAAGCCCAGCCGTGCACAAGTCAGCGCCGCCGAGCAAGCCTACCGCGCGATCAAAGACGGTCGCGGCGGGCTCGAAGTGCGCGCCGGCGCCGTGCTGCGCCACTCGGCGCTGCGCCGCCTGAACCTGTCCTCCAGGTTGTCGCTGGGAGCGCGCATCGTCGCCTCGACCTTGCTGGTGGCGCTGCTGTTCGGCGTGAGCCTGGGCGCGCACGGCGGCGCGGCGCGGCTGACGGCGGCGCTCGGACTGTGTGTGAGCCTGCTGTCGGGATGGTTGCTGTATCGCGCCGTCGTGCCTCCCCTGTTGCGCGCCCGGAGCGAGATCGAGCGCATGAGCGAGGGCGACCTGACCGGCCGCATCGATGCCGGCGGCAACGACGAGCTCTCCCGCGTACTCGGTGCGCTCGGGGTATTGCAGACCAATGTCAGGCTGCTGGTCGGCCAGATCAAGGAAGTGACCGGCATCGTCGGCGATGGCGCCAGCGACATCGCGGCAGGCAATGCCGACCTGTCGGCGCGCACCGAAGCCCAGGCCAGCTCGCTCGAAGAAACGGCATCGTCGATGGAAGAGATCAGCAGCACGGTGAAACAGAATGCGGACAATGCGCGCCAGGCCAAGCTGTTGGCCACGGCCGCCGCCACCACGGCCGTCCAGGGCGGCCATGCGGTTTCCCAGGTCGTCGGCACCATGGGATCGATACGGGACAGTTCGCGCAAGATCGTCGACATCATCAGCGTCATCGACAGCATCGCGTTCCAGACCAACATCCTGGCGCTGAACGCGGCGGTGGAGGCGGCCCGCGCCGGCGAGCAAGGCCGCGGCTTCGCGGTGGTGGCCAGCGAGGTGCGCACCCTGGCGCAACGCTCGGCCACGGCCGCCAGGGAAATCAAGGCGCTGATCAACGACACGGTCGACAAGGTCGATGCCGGCACCACCTTGGTCGACAGTGCGGGAAAGACCATGGAGCAGATCGTGACATCGGTCCAGCAGGTGGCCGGCATCGTCAACGACATCAGCCTGGCCAGCAGCGAGCAAAGCGAGGGCATCGACCAGGTCACCCAAGCCGTGTCGCAGATGGATGAGATCACCCAGAGGAACGCCGCGGTCGTGGAAGAGGCGGCGGCGGCGGCCGCGCAAATGCAGGAACAGGCGCTCAAGCTGGCGCGCCTGGTCGATTCGTTCAGGCTGGTGTCCGATGCCGCGCCAGGCAGGGAAACGAGGTTCCAGGCCCGTCCCGCCGCGCCGCGCCGGGCGCCCGGATAG
- a CDS encoding OmpA family protein, whose protein sequence is MRHLLSAFAVSLACALPAIVNAEAGKVQFATEVFFDSGSARLSADALSILDQVISKSGELDPELIMAIGHTDELPSDARAQTLSVQRAEAVKRYLADKGFERIRIYTEGKAKRLPVAGNDTREGRARNNRVEVQLVGPRAAAAGH, encoded by the coding sequence ATGCGACACCTCCTGAGCGCGTTCGCCGTTTCCCTGGCATGTGCGCTGCCGGCCATCGTCAACGCCGAAGCTGGCAAGGTCCAGTTCGCGACCGAAGTGTTTTTCGACAGCGGCAGCGCGCGCCTGTCGGCCGATGCGCTATCGATTCTCGATCAGGTCATCAGCAAGAGCGGCGAGCTCGATCCGGAGCTGATCATGGCGATCGGCCATACCGATGAACTGCCGAGCGACGCCAGAGCGCAGACCTTGTCGGTGCAGCGCGCCGAAGCGGTAAAAAGATACCTGGCCGATAAAGGATTCGAGCGCATCCGCATCTACACCGAAGGCAAGGCCAAGCGCCTGCCCGTGGCCGGCAACGATACGCGCGAAGGGCGCGCCCGCAATAACCGGGTCGAAGTGCAACTGGTGGGGCCGCGCGCCGCAGCCGCCGGACACTGA
- a CDS encoding LysR substrate-binding domain-containing protein, with product MSDSLVALASMMEPLRGFVAVGRRMSITLAAADLCLTQSALSRQIQALEQRLGVRLFVRTHRAIAFTPAGARLFQSADGALQQLQDACAAIKPPAHNDQVALSASIGVTGLWLLPRLGSFQQQHPGIDLRVAANNRLQDLEREGLDLAIRYAPLAAVAPNATLLFRETIAPVAHPSLGIARVDGPADLAGHTLLEFDHPGQPWLHWESWPQAAGPSLAGAKSILRFNQYDQVIQSALAGHGIALGRLQLIEPMLRAGRLVQLPCAGPVHACEHAYWLVRAAARPRAEVGAVIDWIVGEAAAGH from the coding sequence ATGTCCGATTCGCTGGTTGCGCTGGCATCCATGATGGAGCCGCTGCGCGGTTTCGTGGCGGTCGGACGGCGCATGAGCATCACCCTGGCGGCCGCCGACCTGTGCCTGACCCAGTCGGCCCTGAGCCGCCAGATCCAGGCGCTCGAACAGCGGCTCGGCGTGCGCCTGTTCGTGCGCACCCATCGCGCGATCGCCTTCACGCCGGCCGGCGCAAGGCTGTTCCAGAGCGCCGACGGCGCGCTTCAGCAATTGCAGGATGCCTGCGCCGCCATCAAGCCCCCGGCGCACAACGACCAGGTGGCGCTGAGCGCGAGCATCGGGGTGACCGGCCTGTGGCTGCTGCCGCGGCTGGGAAGCTTCCAGCAGCAGCACCCCGGCATCGATTTGCGCGTGGCCGCCAACAACCGCCTCCAGGACCTGGAGCGCGAAGGGCTCGACCTGGCGATCCGCTACGCGCCGCTGGCCGCCGTAGCGCCCAATGCCACCTTGCTGTTTCGCGAAACGATCGCGCCGGTGGCCCACCCCTCGCTCGGCATCGCGCGCGTTGACGGCCCGGCCGATCTGGCCGGGCACACCTTGCTCGAATTCGATCATCCGGGACAACCCTGGCTGCACTGGGAGAGCTGGCCGCAGGCAGCCGGGCCAAGCCTGGCCGGAGCGAAAAGCATCCTGCGCTTCAATCAGTATGACCAGGTGATCCAGTCGGCCCTGGCCGGCCATGGCATCGCACTTGGGCGCCTCCAGCTGATCGAACCGATGCTGCGCGCGGGCCGGCTGGTGCAATTGCCGTGCGCCGGCCCCGTCCATGCATGCGAACATGCCTACTGGCTGGTGCGCGCCGCTGCCCGGCCGCGCGCCGAGGTCGGCGCGGTGATCGACTGGATCGTTGGCGAAGCGGCCGCCGGCCACTGA
- a CDS encoding CmcJ/NvfI family oxidoreductase, whose translation MNPTFALPAPAGSVQATLAYMHPPAGNPFNYACEPPPGQPWQNYQADRRMVRIGDARLLASAPSLDADGFLLREAAVDKRSFLSEGDIVRLYYPEVAELACAVTGATRARVFDHLVRHCRPGAGAPGFGRAARGEPAGPNGCVHNDYTEQSGDKRLGLVFGELAAQLRGRRYSIVNVWRSIRAPVLDTPLAVCDARSVAAQDLVEAEVRYPRRTGEIYLARHAARHRWFYFSAMHPDEALVLKQYDSQRSGVARFTPHAAFDHPDAPPGVPPRVSIEARCLVIYDEPCRETP comes from the coding sequence ATGAACCCCACCTTTGCCCTGCCCGCACCAGCCGGATCAGTACAGGCCACGCTCGCCTACATGCATCCCCCTGCGGGAAACCCGTTCAACTATGCCTGCGAACCGCCGCCCGGCCAGCCATGGCAGAACTACCAGGCCGACCGCCGCATGGTGCGCATCGGCGACGCCCGGCTGCTGGCAAGCGCCCCGTCGCTGGATGCCGACGGCTTCCTCCTGCGCGAGGCGGCGGTCGACAAGCGCAGCTTTCTGTCTGAAGGCGACATCGTGCGATTGTATTATCCCGAGGTGGCCGAACTGGCCTGCGCCGTGACCGGCGCGACCCGCGCCCGCGTGTTCGACCATCTGGTGCGCCACTGCCGCCCTGGCGCCGGCGCACCCGGGTTCGGACGTGCGGCCCGGGGCGAGCCGGCGGGCCCGAACGGCTGCGTCCACAACGACTACACCGAGCAGTCCGGAGACAAGCGCCTTGGCCTGGTCTTCGGCGAATTGGCGGCGCAGCTGCGGGGACGGCGCTACAGCATCGTCAATGTGTGGCGCTCGATCCGCGCGCCGGTGCTCGATACGCCGCTGGCCGTATGCGATGCCCGCAGCGTCGCCGCGCAGGACCTGGTCGAGGCCGAGGTGCGCTATCCGCGCCGCACCGGCGAGATCTATCTGGCGCGTCACGCGGCGCGCCACCGCTGGTTCTATTTTTCGGCCATGCATCCAGACGAGGCGCTGGTCTTGAAGCAGTATGATTCCCAACGCAGCGGGGTCGCCCGCTTCACGCCACACGCGGCGTTCGACCATCCGGACGCGCCGCCCGGCGTGCCACCGCGCGTGAGCATCGAAGCGCGCTGCCTCGTCATTTACGATGAACCATGCAGGGAGACGCCATGA
- a CDS encoding 2-hydroxychromene-2-carboxylate isomerase, with protein MTVNDPQIEFWFDFGSNYSYLSTMRIEALAAAHGVRVLWKPFLLGPVFKAFGWSTSPFVLQKEKGAYVWRDMQRQCDKYGLPWTQPGAFPRRALLPLRVALLGAGEAWTGAFCRRIMQCNFVDDREIDDPALVGEVLAALGLDAAALITSAGSDENKLAMRAQGDEALRRGVFGAPMFFAGDEMFWGNDRLEDAVAWAAGHVAARIVLA; from the coding sequence ATGACTGTCAATGATCCGCAGATCGAATTCTGGTTTGATTTCGGCAGCAATTACAGCTACCTGAGCACCATGCGCATCGAGGCGCTGGCCGCCGCGCACGGCGTGCGCGTGCTGTGGAAGCCATTTTTACTGGGCCCCGTATTCAAGGCCTTCGGCTGGAGCACCTCGCCCTTCGTGCTGCAAAAGGAAAAAGGCGCTTACGTGTGGCGCGACATGCAGCGCCAGTGCGACAAATACGGCTTGCCCTGGACGCAGCCGGGCGCCTTCCCGCGGCGCGCGCTGCTGCCGCTGCGCGTCGCCTTGCTTGGCGCCGGCGAAGCGTGGACAGGCGCATTTTGCCGGCGCATCATGCAGTGCAATTTTGTCGACGACCGCGAGATCGACGATCCGGCCCTGGTCGGCGAGGTGCTCGCCGCGCTGGGCCTGGACGCCGCCGCCCTGATCACAAGCGCCGGCAGCGACGAGAACAAGCTGGCCATGCGCGCCCAGGGCGACGAAGCCCTGCGCCGCGGCGTGTTCGGCGCACCCATGTTCTTTGCCGGGGACGAGATGTTCTGGGGCAACGACCGGCTGGAGGATGCCGTGGCCTGGGCCGCTGGTCATGTTGCCGCTCGTATAGTTTTGGCGTAG
- a CDS encoding glucokinase — protein sequence MDEQIDPAKVGRTAFADGPRLLADIGATHARFALQTAPGVFRSVRVLKCDDFEGIVALLRFYLADHAGMVLNHAALAVANPVNGDQVRMTNRAWEFSTDAVRRELGLHTLLIVNDFTALAMALPGLTADDLMKIGPGNAAGNAVIGVLGPGTGLGVSGVIPTVDGFVTLGSEGGHVNFAPADEREFAILQFAWKEWPHVSNERLISGPGMEIIYRALAQRNGVAAAPRASPEIIAGAIDDKDPLCLEVIECFCGMLGGAAANLAVTLGAFGGIFIGGGIVPRMGELFASSPFRSRFEAKGRFSTYLADIPTYVITTPNPAFHGVATILSEHLRGRSGANTLMERVQHLQHELTPAEQRVASLVLEQPRLVLNEPIADIARLAEVSQPTVIRFCRSLGFLGLADFKLRFASSLTGAIPVRHSQVRGGDSTHDVSAKVIDNTVSAILKFRDQLDVRALDRAIDLLTRAHRVEFYAMGNSRVVALDGQHKFFRFRIPTASYGDSHLFALAAELLKPGDVVIAISNSGRLPELLAAVDAARAAGADVIAMTSSGSPLAKKATVCLAVDHAEDSTSFLSMISRIMQLLLIDILSVGISLGAEGQPEGAKRHTQISHLGG from the coding sequence ATGGACGAGCAGATTGATCCCGCGAAAGTCGGCCGCACGGCCTTTGCCGATGGCCCGCGCCTGCTGGCCGACATCGGCGCGACCCATGCGCGCTTCGCGCTGCAAACCGCGCCCGGCGTATTCCGCTCGGTGCGGGTGCTCAAGTGCGACGACTTCGAGGGCATCGTGGCGCTGCTGCGCTTTTACCTGGCCGACCATGCCGGCATGGTGCTGAACCACGCGGCGCTGGCGGTCGCCAATCCGGTCAACGGCGACCAAGTGCGCATGACCAACCGCGCCTGGGAGTTTTCCACCGACGCGGTGCGGCGCGAACTGGGGCTGCACACCTTATTGATCGTCAACGACTTCACGGCGCTGGCGATGGCGCTGCCGGGCCTGACGGCGGACGACCTGATGAAGATCGGCCCCGGCAATGCTGCCGGCAATGCCGTCATCGGCGTGCTCGGTCCCGGCACCGGCCTGGGCGTGTCGGGCGTGATTCCCACGGTCGATGGCTTCGTCACCCTCGGCAGCGAAGGAGGGCACGTCAATTTCGCACCGGCCGACGAGCGCGAATTCGCGATCCTGCAGTTTGCCTGGAAGGAGTGGCCGCACGTCTCGAACGAGCGCCTGATCTCCGGACCGGGCATGGAAATCATTTACCGCGCGCTGGCCCAGCGCAACGGCGTGGCGGCCGCTCCACGCGCCTCGCCCGAGATCATCGCCGGCGCCATCGACGACAAGGACCCGCTGTGCCTGGAGGTGATCGAGTGCTTCTGCGGTATGCTGGGCGGGGCCGCGGCCAATCTGGCGGTCACCCTGGGCGCGTTCGGCGGCATCTTCATCGGCGGGGGCATCGTGCCGCGCATGGGCGAGCTGTTCGCCAGCTCGCCGTTTCGCAGCCGCTTCGAGGCCAAGGGGCGCTTCTCGACCTACCTGGCCGACATTCCCACCTACGTCATCACCACGCCCAACCCGGCCTTCCACGGCGTGGCGACGATTTTGTCGGAGCACCTGCGCGGGCGCAGCGGCGCCAATACCCTGATGGAGCGGGTCCAGCACCTGCAGCACGAACTGACACCAGCCGAGCAGCGCGTGGCCAGCCTGGTGCTGGAGCAGCCGCGCCTTGTGCTCAACGAACCGATCGCCGATATCGCGCGTCTGGCGGAAGTGAGCCAGCCGACCGTGATCCGCTTTTGCCGCTCGCTCGGTTTCCTGGGCCTGGCCGACTTCAAGCTGCGCTTCGCCAGCAGCCTGACCGGCGCCATTCCGGTGCGCCACAGCCAGGTGCGCGGCGGCGACAGCACGCACGACGTGTCGGCCAAGGTGATCGACAACACTGTCTCGGCCATCCTCAAGTTCCGCGACCAGCTCGACGTGCGCGCGCTCGACCGCGCCATCGACCTGTTGACCCGCGCGCACCGGGTCGAGTTTTACGCGATGGGTAATTCGCGGGTGGTGGCGCTGGACGGCCAGCACAAGTTTTTCCGCTTCCGCATTCCGACCGCCTCGTATGGGGACTCGCACCTGTTCGCGCTCGCGGCCGAACTGCTCAAGCCGGGCGATGTGGTCATTGCGATTTCAAATTCGGGGCGCTTGCCCGAGCTGCTGGCGGCCGTCGATGCGGCGCGCGCGGCCGGCGCCGACGTGATTGCGATGACCAGCAGCGGCTCGCCCCTGGCCAAGAAGGCCACCGTGTGCCTGGCGGTCGACCACGCCGAGGATAGCACCAGCTTCCTGTCGATGATCTCGCGCATCATGCAGCTGCTGCTGATCGATATTCTGTCGGTCGGGATTTCGCTCGGCGCCGAGGGGCAGCCCGAGGGCGCCAAGCGGCACACGCAGATTTCGCACCTGGGCGGCTAG